From the Trifolium pratense cultivar HEN17-A07 linkage group LG4, ARS_RC_1.1, whole genome shotgun sequence genome, the window CTCGTTTAGAGGTAGCATCGATCCACGCAAGAAGGTCTGGAGCAAGTGCAAAGAGAATACACGAAAACAATCATATACTTTTATGTGGTTGTGGCTTGTGAATTTGGGCTTGCAATTGTCTTCGCAATAAACCATATGGCGGCATTTAATACAATAGTTTTATAAGACAAGAAACACATTTAATAACAACTCCCTTCGACTCCTCTTTACTTTAGGTTGTGGGCTCGAGCTTTTTAAGAGACACATATAATAACAGTTTCGTGATATTCGCGTGACAAAATTAAAAGAGATCCGCACAATTTTATGTAAGTGTATTTTACTCAAATGTGGAGATAAACTAATCAACACACACTATTCAAATCAAAGGCATGTGTgactttttacaaaaaaaaaaaaatgaatacagGACAActtttcatcttttttctccTTCTTAATTTTCTAttgaaaatgctaaacaatgcaaataataataaagaaatttcaccttaaaattataaaaaattattttctcaacattaattttgtctttaattttcttttttaatataagtTAATAACTGTTCTTAGGGAACACCATTTAGCATACTCTCATTTTTTGGTTACAGCATACTCTCATAATAATAACCCCtaccaattttgttttttcttttccaaataaaaatttgatttatgtaAGGAAAGTCCAATTTCTCTCAAAGAAGGCATATGTTGTTGATATTGTTGAAAGGGCAAAAAAGATAATTCACCTTCCAATTCCAAACGTACGTACGTCTATTCAGGTAGGTCTCTTCTCAAAGGAAGTCTTGTTTGGGCACCTTACTAAGACACATATATTTAGACACactcacataaataaataaaattaatacaaaaataatttagtcacattAATTGATTcgtttctctttttatttttttcattattatgtGTGTGCCTAACACCTAAAATTTGTAATTGTATCTAACTAAGTATTTCTCCTCTTCTCAATTCTTCAAACCACTCTTATAATAACTTCAATTACTGCAACATCATCTTCTGAACTGAAccaaatttaatttcatttttgttttttctaggTGATTGTTATCAACAATATGGAAAATGCTTAAGCTCAGTGCCATTTTCACATAAATCAATTGCTAATGGGAGTTTAGTGACAGGGTTTCATCAACATaggtaatttatttttgaaatttatttggTGTAGTGGTGTAACTAATGTTTGTTTAGTTATTTTGAAGTTTATGTGTCTTAACtgcattgcaaaaaaaaaaaaagttgtcttAAATATGGTTTTAGTCTTTCAATTATACACCGATTTTGTCTATAGTATGTGTAAAAAATAGAGGAATATTGGTGCTTCGTTTTGTAGGATTATACTTGTACTAGACGGAAAAAATACCGGCTCCATCGCTTGTATCTTATTAGAGTttgaataatataaacaaatataagtattgatcaattcaaataaatataacatgcaaaaattaatgtaaaataattattatttaccGGTTGAAGTTTTATGGAATTTGACAAATGATTAAATTTAGATTACTATTTGTCATCGCATCGAATAAagcaattaattttttttttttaatcattgtgGGTAGTGACTCCAAAATTCCATTTTCTTCATATGGATGTAACTGTGATATGTACTCCAATTTAAGATAAGATGCCACCTCATTAAAAAGTTATTACGGTGTCTGActcaagaaaaaatacaaaatagtctttAACTCTGTAATTTGTTAGTCACTTTAGTCCTTTGCGTTAAAAATTGTTgctaactttataaaaaaaactgaagTGATATTTTTTAAGGACACATGACTCACAGATTTAACACATTTGTGTGATAGCTGGATGAATGATGTGACTAGAGACTAAAATgatattagtttttattttttcttcatttctttattttcttcctCCCATTGTTCTTTATTTTCAACAATTCACCTTATATATATGCAACCAAATTATAagtatgacaaaaaaaaaacccatttGGGTTGGTgtattggtattggcttgggacctagGAATGTGCTCCTCTTGAAGTCTGAGGtttgattctctctggcgccaatttgggtgaactaatttagcttcttcaaaaaaaaaagtatgacaaaaaattataacaGAGAATATTtgagatataaaaaaatttgacaattttttttatagaaacaaAGTCActatgtttggtctagtggtgaaaaGTTTGGATAATACGCCATAAGTCCTGAATTCGATTTTCAGCTCatcgtaaaaaataaaataaaatatccaagaacaaaacttatttaacccattaaaatatcaaatatattctaTATGGATTCCCCCGCCAAATTTACAGAGTCGTTATTACCTAACCGCTGCAAAACATAATCCAATTACGATGTTGTTACCGTCAAATCCACCTTCCATTCTACACTTTCTTCCAGGTTCCGATCCTCCCTACAACATCCTAGAACAACACCCTTATCTCAATCTCCTCACAAAATGCAACAACATCAACACCTTCAAACAAATCCACTCACTAATAATCAAAACCGGTCTTCACAACACCGTTTTCGTTCAATTTTTTGGCTTATTCAAGTCTCCAAACTAGGCCTCACTCATTTTTTGGGTTATTTAatgccaaaaaataaaattaatttaaaaacctAAATCTCAAGTTATCTAAAATATTTTAGAGAAACCTAAATTCTCACATCATCTTTAACTAGCTCATAAGCGCAAAATTTGCAGGACATAAAAGGCATCTTTCCCTACCTCTCCCCCAACATAAAATTATCTCACAATgttaagatagaagagaaaaaaaaaagtgatgaaATTTAAAAGTACATCTTGTGATCTATGTGCTGCTAAGAGCTCTCATTATCCAATCCATGTGCATCAGAAGAAGATTCTTTCAAACATGACCTCATAACATTTGCAAGCTTTGCACAAGCATCCAAGCATAACTGCATCCCCTGCATGCAGGAAACTAAATGTCAATGACTCAACTTAAGTTATTTTATTGATCTTTAATAAGATGTTGGCATTACAAACATATAGATACCAAGGTTTTAAAGAAAAGGTTTGTGAGTTCATGTTAGCCACGGTTCTCTGCATTATTAAGGATCATGGTGCAACCGCAAACGTAATTGAAAACCTTGCTAGATCCCTTTCAAGcaaaaataagatgaaaaatattttgatcttGCGACTGAAAAGACATTTCATAGTAAAATAGCAAATATCAATGCAACCATGCAATCCACAGAGTACAAAACCCCATATGACCCACTAAATCAGTAAAATGAGAGAGTATCATTATGTAAATTCACAACTTCAAATAGGCATCACcaagaattaaaaatattaaaaagctTGGGAACAGACAGACCTCCTTAATCTTTGAGGTGGAGCATTCCCCAGTAACTGTGAGTTGGGTGATTTCATGGCGAGAAGGCATGCATGTAATCATTAGGCTCCCATCTTGGCTGTTTTCCTCCTCCGAAATAGGATCAATGACGAGGTTTTTACCGAGACATGACTGGAATCATTAAACAAACatttaatatgataaaaatgaattaaattagACTCTTAGCAGCAAAATAagcatttagtcaaaaaaaaaaaaaaaaaaaaaagaagaagaagaagaagcaaaataAGCATGCCACAAAGGAATAATTCATTGAGGGTCATAACAAGTAAAAGCTCAATGGCCTTCCTTATGTGATCTCATTTTGTCATGATGATTTTGTGAAGAGGAGTCTAGCATTAACAAATCCATAAAGatcaaccaataaaaatggCAAATGCCAAACATGCAATTATGTCAGAGTATGGTATCTACCGAATAAACAACAAATAgtttaacaaatattttaaggCTACACGACACAAAATGCATATATGAAGTATATGAAGTAATTTAAAGGTGGTGCTGGTGCAAAGTAagaaattggaagaaaaaagagAAGTATAAGATGAGATATTATAGTAAACAGAAATTTCGGAGGCAGTTCAAGCACCCTACAAAACATGCATAAATTACAGAGAATTGCAATCGTGAGTAAAATTCATACCACGGAGACTGAGGCAACAAGGTCATACATCAGTATCCCAGCATCTGCCAATGCAAGACTAGCACATGATATGACAACTGGAAGATCACCTGTCACAAATCACAAGTTCAATAATATTACTTCTAGAAACTTGCCAGAAAATCAAATAGAACAGATTTTGCTAAAAGATTTCGATTAAATTACAACTCTGACTGCTCCAATAATATTAAATAGGATCATTCATCGCTGTTTTTAAAATCTTACAAATATAAAATCCAAAGGCATGATGCCGCATGGTGCATCTTAGACAAGTTCACTAAAACTACGAAATTCTGTATAAACCTTACGTGTACGCCAACATATCCCTTATGTATCTTTCAAAAAAATACTTGGCACACGCTAAATGAAAACATATTAAAGCAAAACTACTGCTCACATTAAAGCAAGGGAACACACATTTTTGAATCATAGGAATCACCAGATGACAACAAGgtaaacaataataacaataaacataGACTACCATTTCTACGGTGACTTCTACGGTGAGAGCTCCAAAGTCCCCCACCAGTGTACTAGTTAGATTTCCATTAGATCTAATGTAAAATAATATTGATGGTTGAGATTGAAAACTGTGGCCTGTTATTGTAGGTTCCTTTAAACATTGTTATTCTGCCCCAAACACATTTCTCTCGGTGCCAATAATAggatctaaaaaaattaatagggTGGCATTaaaaaaaggtgaaattttGTAATAAGGCCTTTTGATCTTTGTTTGTGGAGAATAGATAATATGGAATGGAACCCTAGTTTGAAATGGTCTCGTCCGTTGCTTGCACACCCACCACGTCGATGAGCAACTGACCAAGAGGTTTGCAAACATTGAAAGGAAAAATGACAATGACGGCAAAAAGCTAAACATCATactaatttattttctgtcTTCTACCCTCTTGTTGTTGGCGTGTAGTTTTATGCTAGATGTTGGCATATACTCAACTATGTTATTTTGTTCAGTTTTATGGTAGAATTATATCCAATAACTGCATTTACCTCAATAGTAAGCTATTGGCCATTGATACTGAACATCCAAGAGCATACAATATCATTAAGGTTTTTTGGGTTTGTGGTCAACCCCTACAAAAAGATTTTGAGCCAAGTAAGTAATTATGGTGGAGACTGATGACAGTcagttatttgttaattttaattacaattttataGTAGTTTAGTTAGTTTTTAATAGTAATTTCATGGTCAAAGAGATGATTATATGAAGAAATTGATATATCAAAGAGTTGGAAGACAAAAGAGCAAAAGAGAAAACCACTTAGAAAAGATTCAATGAGGCAAATATGCCTGAGTCCCTGTATTTTTCGCGACACCAGTGATACTCAATAGTGGCGCAATTTGCCACTTTCCATATTGTGACATCAGCGTGTGTGAAAGATGACGTCATCAACTTTATGTTCTTCCTTGAATAATGACGTGTCAACATGGTATAGGGCTGCTTGACATGTTCTTAGTGGCACGTGATTTTCTCTTCAAAAAGCATATAAATAGGATCTTAGCTCTTAACCTAGGGAGAGGCTGATACATTGAAAAAACGCAGACTTGAGGAAAAGGGGCGGAAGTGATTGACGGCAGTGGTACAACACATAGCCTCCTggtttatttcttttcttctttactCATGTTGCTTATTAATTTAGTTATGAGTAACTAAGTCTCTGTTGGTTAGAATTAATAGATGATCTTCCTTGAATTGATTTGAACCATGTAAATTGTTGAGGATCCTTGGGACCTTTTTAGTATTATTGTTATTCAGTTATTTCTGCGCGTAATGCTTTTTATGAATTGACGAatttatgaattgaatttaggaaTCGAATGATTACTAACCATAACTTTTGAAACCCGAATCTGAAATAATTGTTTGGTCAATAGTCGTTTTAGAGATATCGGATTATTGCACTATGATAAGGAGAATTAACGAGCATAAATCTttctatgaatttgaattgacctaagacattaggaaattatttttatggaaaaggGTTCTTAGTCATTAACACTGGTCTGAACTACTTAGTTAATTTATCGTGACAATAAGAGTGAAAAGGTAGCCTAGGACCGCATTTACCAAATCATGAAGAGGAAGTGAATCGAAAATTCTAATCATCTCTTTAACCGTTTGAAATCatcacttttaattttaattgttttataaaCCAACTTTGCTTAGCAAATCCCCCTGCATTTACATTCCTAAATACGATacaattgttttgtcgagattggAACAATCCCTacggatacgaactttataaattttatttcttaacgataagttagtacacttgctaatttaGTCATCAGAGACCTAACAGAAACTCTTGAAAATAAGAAGATTGAAGTTGAATATCCATGAACTCTAGAAATGGCGAGGGATCTTCAGAGATGGACAATTTGTGTTCTAGTGTTCCCTCTCCAAATCTAAGTAGTAACTGATCCCTGACCAGCAGCGGCAACAAAACCCCAAATCATATCAAAGAAAAACTACTATATATATGCTTAAAGAGGCACAAAGTTTTGGACTCAATAGCAAGCTTCCAAATTTCTcgccaattttttaaaaaataagcagTGAGTTAACCTGTTATCAAAGGACATTTTACTGGTCCGCTGGTGAGGGACTTGTTGGAGCCCTCGCCACcctattttaattgtgttttgGTAATTGATATTCATcacatttttttccttataatttctAACCTAGCCCATCAAAAACAATATCACTATGAATTAAATCGAAAATCAACATTAAATTGTAAGCTTACTGCCACTAGATTGCAGCACCAATGCAAAAACATCCACAGTGGTCTTGGGGAAACTTTCCAATATTATTGCACCCTCCAAAGCTTTATGAAGCATCGAACTGTACTCTTTGTGGTCTGAACCCTAACTTTGTGAGAAACAAGATATTAAATGCTACTTAAAAATGCCAAGATACTGAAAGGAGTCAAAGAAAGCAAAAATTACAACATTTTTTATACCTCTCCACGAACCGGGGTTGCAAATGTTGTATAGCTGACATTGCAATTCAAA encodes:
- the LOC123882158 gene encoding exosome complex component RRP41-like, which translates into the protein MASKAGMTPATYSPSPTTGKNKPPLFKEDSTRPDGRDFHQCRPAFLRTGAVNAASGSAYAEFGNTKVIVSVFGPRESKKAMMYSDTGRLNCNVSYTTFATPVRGEGSDHKEYSSMLHKALEGAIILESFPKTTVDVFALVLQSSGSDLPVVISCASLALADAGILMYDLVASVSVSCLGKNLVIDPISEEENSQDGSLMITCMPSRHEITQLTVTGECSTSKIKEGMQLCLDACAKLANVMRSCLKESSSDAHGLDNESS